From the genome of Prevotella herbatica, one region includes:
- a CDS encoding DUF4992 family lipoprotein — translation MKKNHFIARRKIGGYLMLGVAILTLGSCAQDGFDNGERFATVSGVKLESPNADSIVVTPDASGAKQTISWPVVFGAGGYIVSVYDVTTPEKPVAVDSIENKLVDGTAITFSRKEDTYYKFSIKSAANAKANNTESDKNSEISYNTYTPTYMTIPDGTDLTQYFAGKALPADSTSIDLCFNLVEGGSYTMSGVITPGLNKITLRCTNKNNRPTVKFTGNAGFVMDAGLTLKNINFDCGTSTASFVSMNATPLITNIIGGNYFLQDKLNIQSCNIDNVGNYFVYDNKQKVYVENVVVNNCIVHLIPAAVLDAVFYLNKGGNILSLTVTNSTFYETGSFDYKYFYQTSGRAKNINYLSNTTTYANSTFYNVCNNGQWGNYNGMAGQSNSYWNMADCIFAYCSPSGVARRFLAGKANQKTATFKNNTYMQKGTDGVIFDAPTGYDNTGTDIKENPDFKNPDGADFTISNATQVNAKTGDPRWLPSAE, via the coding sequence ATGAAAAAGAATCATTTCATTGCACGACGTAAAATAGGTGGCTACCTGATGTTGGGTGTAGCTATCTTGACTTTAGGCTCGTGCGCACAGGATGGTTTTGACAATGGAGAACGATTTGCTACTGTTTCGGGTGTGAAGCTCGAATCACCAAATGCCGATTCTATTGTTGTAACTCCTGATGCAAGTGGTGCAAAACAAACAATCTCTTGGCCTGTGGTGTTTGGCGCAGGTGGATACATCGTGTCGGTGTATGACGTAACTACTCCTGAAAAACCTGTTGCTGTAGATAGTATTGAAAACAAACTCGTTGACGGTACAGCAATAACATTCTCTCGTAAGGAAGATACTTATTATAAGTTCTCTATAAAGTCGGCTGCAAATGCTAAGGCTAATAATACAGAGTCTGACAAGAATTCTGAAATTTCATATAATACTTATACTCCTACTTATATGACAATTCCTGATGGTACAGATTTGACTCAGTATTTTGCAGGCAAAGCACTCCCTGCTGACAGCACATCTATTGATTTGTGTTTCAACCTTGTTGAAGGTGGTAGTTACACAATGTCAGGTGTTATAACTCCAGGACTGAATAAGATTACACTGAGATGTACTAATAAGAATAATCGTCCAACGGTTAAGTTTACGGGTAATGCTGGTTTTGTAATGGATGCCGGACTTACCCTAAAGAATATCAACTTTGACTGCGGAACTTCTACAGCGTCTTTCGTTTCAATGAATGCAACACCTCTTATAACAAATATAATAGGTGGTAATTATTTTTTGCAGGATAAGTTGAATATCCAGTCATGTAATATTGATAATGTAGGCAATTACTTCGTTTATGACAACAAGCAGAAAGTGTATGTTGAGAATGTAGTTGTAAACAACTGTATTGTGCATCTCATACCAGCTGCTGTATTGGATGCCGTGTTCTATCTAAATAAGGGTGGAAATATCTTGTCGCTTACTGTCACAAACTCAACATTCTATGAGACAGGTTCTTTCGATTATAAGTATTTCTACCAGACTAGCGGTCGTGCAAAGAATATAAATTATTTAAGTAATACCACCACTTATGCCAACTCTACATTCTATAATGTATGTAACAACGGACAATGGGGTAACTACAACGGCATGGCAGGACAGTCTAACTCTTATTGGAATATGGCAGACTGTATATTTGCGTATTGCAGTCCTTCAGGTGTGGCTCGTAGATTCCTTGCAGGTAAAGCAAATCAGAAGACTGCTACATTCAAGAACAATACATATATGCAGAAGGGTACTGATGGTGTTATCTTTGATGCTCCTACCGGATATGACAATACGGGAACAGACATAAAGGAAAATCCTGATTTCAAGAATCCTGATGGAGCTGACTTCACTATTAGTAATGCTACTCAAGTGAATGCAAAGACAGGAGATCCAAGATGGCTTCCTTCTGCGGAATAA
- a CDS encoding sugar phosphate isomerase/epimerase family protein, giving the protein MAVKSLKLIVLSVILLVPFIKTESQTTPKYRVAVCDWMILKRQKLGEFALARQINADGVEMDMGPLGNRVLFDNRFRNAVDANVFKHTADSLGVEVPSIAMSGFFAQNFITRENYVELLKDCFNTMEIFNSKIAFLPLGGCGNDWKKEGAMHDSLVGRLHVAGEMALKRGVVVAIRTAMDAKYDIKLLKQINSKGVKIYYNFQDAADSQRDICKELKRLGRENIAQIHASNTDSMILRYDNEINLPKIKRTLDRMGWSGWLVVERSRDVKRVKDVKYNFGSNVEYLKDVFLERK; this is encoded by the coding sequence ATGGCTGTTAAGTCTTTAAAACTAATCGTACTATCGGTTATTCTGCTGGTACCGTTTATAAAAACAGAATCGCAAACTACGCCAAAATATCGTGTTGCGGTGTGTGACTGGATGATTCTGAAAAGGCAAAAACTGGGTGAATTCGCTTTAGCGCGACAGATTAATGCCGATGGGGTTGAAATGGATATGGGACCTTTGGGTAACCGTGTGCTTTTCGATAATAGATTCCGTAATGCCGTTGATGCAAATGTTTTCAAACATACCGCTGACAGTTTGGGAGTTGAAGTACCTTCGATAGCGATGTCTGGTTTCTTTGCACAAAACTTTATAACACGTGAAAACTATGTAGAATTATTGAAAGACTGCTTTAATACCATGGAGATTTTCAATAGCAAAATAGCTTTCTTACCTTTGGGGGGATGTGGAAATGACTGGAAAAAAGAAGGTGCAATGCACGATTCTCTTGTCGGTAGACTGCATGTTGCGGGTGAAATGGCTTTGAAGCGAGGCGTTGTTGTCGCTATTCGTACGGCAATGGATGCAAAATATGATATAAAACTATTGAAGCAGATTAATAGCAAAGGTGTGAAGATATATTATAACTTCCAAGATGCTGCTGATTCACAACGTGATATATGCAAGGAACTTAAAAGACTGGGGCGCGAAAATATAGCGCAGATTCATGCCAGTAATACAGATAGTATGATTCTGAGATACGATAATGAGATAAATTTACCCAAGATAAAACGCACTCTTGATAGAATGGGGTGGAGCGGATGGCTTGTTGTGGAACGCAGCCGTGACGTGAAGCGCGTGAAAGATGTGAAATACAACTTCGGAAGTAATGTGGAATATCTCAAGGACGTGTTTTTGGAAAGAAAATAA